From the Limanda limanda chromosome 2, fLimLim1.1, whole genome shotgun sequence genome, one window contains:
- the LOC133026510 gene encoding protein GPR108 isoform X2 codes for MDKAADQEKAEQTDLKAPEEAPKEEDNGVDLGKTKLLTLALDKINGSYNFSFHMVIGPLAQGLYSLKFHYCQNKMPGFKLPYSFTVEVKEKNLGGYLSAAEIPLSRLYICMAGVFFTAALVWVYTLMKHRYSVFKIHWLMAALAFTKATSLVFHSINFYFINTEGHPIEGWAVMYYITHLLKGALLFITLALIGTGWAFVKYILSDKEKKIFMIVIPLQVLANVAYIIIESTEEGSSEYYLWKEILFLVDLICCGAILFPVVWSIRHLQEASSIDGKAAMNLEKLKLFRHYYVMIVCYIYFTRIIAILLKVTMPFQWQWCYEFLVEVSTLIFFVLTGYKFRPASNNPYLQLPQDEEDNEVDEVVTESGALEGISNVKKTSNGRERQRESTL; via the exons ATGGACAAGGCTGCGGATCAGGAGAAGGCAGAGCAAACAGACTTGAAAGCACCAGAAGAAGCTCCAAAAGAGGAAGACAATGGAGTCGAT ctgGGGAAGACCAAGCTCCTGACTTTAGCTTTGGACAAAATCAACGGCTCCTATAACTTCAGT TTCCACATGGTGATCGGCCCGCTGGCGCAGGGGCTCTACAGCCTCAAGTTCCACTACTGCCAGAACAAGATGCCTGGGTTCAAACTGCCCTACTCATTCACT gtggaagtgaaggagaagaaCCTCGGCGGCTACCTGTCTGCAGCAGAGATCCCCTTGTCCCGTCTGTACATCTGTATGGCTGGAGTGTTCTTCACCGCTGCCTTGGTCTGGGTGTACACGCTCATGAAGCACAG GTACAGCGTGTTTAAGATCCACTGGCTGATGGCAGCACTGGCCTTCACCAAGGCCACGTCACTGGTTTTCCACAGT ATCAACTTTTACTTCATCAACACCGAGGGGCATCCAATCGAAGGCTGGGCCGTCATGTATTACATCACACATCT GCTCAAGGGggctctcctcttcatcaccctGGCTCTGATCGGCACCGGCTGGGCCTTCGTGAAATACATCCTGTCCGACAAGGAGAAGAAGATCTTCATGATCGTCATCCCCCTGCAG GTTCTGGCTAACGTTGCCTACATCATCATCGAGTCCACGGAGGAAGGCTCCAGTGAATACTACCTGTGGAAGGAGATCCTCTTCCTTGTGGACCTCATCTGCTGTGGAGCCATTCTCTTCCCCGTTGtctg GTCGATCCGTCATCTCCAGGAAGCTTCCAGCATCGATGGCAAAG CTGCCATGAATTTGGAGAAGCTCAAGCTCTTCCGGCATTACTATGTGATG ATCGTGTGTTACATCTACTTCACGAGGATCATAGCCATTCTGCTCAAGGTCACCATGCCCTTCCAGTGGCAGTGGTGCTACGAG TTTCTGGTAGAAGTGTCCACTCTGATCTTCTTTGTGTTGACGGGCTACAAGTTCCGACCGGCGTCCAACAACCCGTACCTGCAGCTTCCCCAGGACGAGGAGGACAACGAGGTGGATGAAGT AGTGACTGAGTCCGGGGCTCTGGAGGGGATTTCCAACGTGAAGAAGACGTCGAACGGGCGCGAGCGCCAGAGGGAGTCGACCTTGTGA
- the LOC133026510 gene encoding protein GPR108 isoform X1 — translation MDKAADQEKAEQTDLKAPEEAPKEEDNGVDLGKTKLLTLALDKINGSYNFSFHMVIGPLAQGLYSLKFHYCQNKMPGFKLPYSFTVEVKEKNLGGYLSAAEIPLSRLYICMAGVFFTAALVWVYTLMKHRYSVFKIHWLMAALAFTKATSLVFHSINFYFINTEGHPIEGWAVMYYITHLLKGALLFITLALIGTGWAFVKYILSDKEKKIFMIVIPLQVLANVAYIIIESTEEGSSEYYLWKEILFLVDLICCGAILFPVVWSIRHLQEASSIDGKGTRLDRHQSSGFMSSWSFTSFPSFSAAMNLEKLKLFRHYYVMIVCYIYFTRIIAILLKVTMPFQWQWCYEFLVEVSTLIFFVLTGYKFRPASNNPYLQLPQDEEDNEVDEVVTESGALEGISNVKKTSNGRERQRESTL, via the exons ATGGACAAGGCTGCGGATCAGGAGAAGGCAGAGCAAACAGACTTGAAAGCACCAGAAGAAGCTCCAAAAGAGGAAGACAATGGAGTCGAT ctgGGGAAGACCAAGCTCCTGACTTTAGCTTTGGACAAAATCAACGGCTCCTATAACTTCAGT TTCCACATGGTGATCGGCCCGCTGGCGCAGGGGCTCTACAGCCTCAAGTTCCACTACTGCCAGAACAAGATGCCTGGGTTCAAACTGCCCTACTCATTCACT gtggaagtgaaggagaagaaCCTCGGCGGCTACCTGTCTGCAGCAGAGATCCCCTTGTCCCGTCTGTACATCTGTATGGCTGGAGTGTTCTTCACCGCTGCCTTGGTCTGGGTGTACACGCTCATGAAGCACAG GTACAGCGTGTTTAAGATCCACTGGCTGATGGCAGCACTGGCCTTCACCAAGGCCACGTCACTGGTTTTCCACAGT ATCAACTTTTACTTCATCAACACCGAGGGGCATCCAATCGAAGGCTGGGCCGTCATGTATTACATCACACATCT GCTCAAGGGggctctcctcttcatcaccctGGCTCTGATCGGCACCGGCTGGGCCTTCGTGAAATACATCCTGTCCGACAAGGAGAAGAAGATCTTCATGATCGTCATCCCCCTGCAG GTTCTGGCTAACGTTGCCTACATCATCATCGAGTCCACGGAGGAAGGCTCCAGTGAATACTACCTGTGGAAGGAGATCCTCTTCCTTGTGGACCTCATCTGCTGTGGAGCCATTCTCTTCCCCGTTGtctg GTCGATCCGTCATCTCCAGGAAGCTTCCAGCATCGATGGCAAAGGTACGAGACTCGATCGTCATCAGTCATCAGGTTTTATGTCGAGCTGGTCATTTACTTCTTTCCCTTCTTTTTCAGCTGCCATGAATTTGGAGAAGCTCAAGCTCTTCCGGCATTACTATGTGATG ATCGTGTGTTACATCTACTTCACGAGGATCATAGCCATTCTGCTCAAGGTCACCATGCCCTTCCAGTGGCAGTGGTGCTACGAG TTTCTGGTAGAAGTGTCCACTCTGATCTTCTTTGTGTTGACGGGCTACAAGTTCCGACCGGCGTCCAACAACCCGTACCTGCAGCTTCCCCAGGACGAGGAGGACAACGAGGTGGATGAAGT AGTGACTGAGTCCGGGGCTCTGGAGGGGATTTCCAACGTGAAGAAGACGTCGAACGGGCGCGAGCGCCAGAGGGAGTCGACCTTGTGA